CTTTAAAGAGATCGTCAGACTWCATGGGGTGCCRCGMACAATYGTYTCCGACCGTGATGCCAAGTTTKTCAGTTACTTCTGGAARTCYTTGTGGCAYGARCTYGGAACYAAGCTGATGTTCTCATCWGCCTACCACCCCCARACTGACGGYCAAACKGAAGCCACCAACAGGGTAYTAGGTWAYYTGCTCCRTGTYATTATTGTGTCAAATTCTAARTCTTGGGAYGARTGYTTACCTTATGTAGAATTTGCATATAATMGRCACATWCATGGTGCCACTAACARAWCGCCRTTTGAGGTTGTCTATGGGTTCAAYCCCTTGACACCMACTGATTTATTGCC
The window above is part of the Desulfovibrio sp. JC022 genome. Proteins encoded here:
- a CDS encoding transposase family protein encodes the protein MDRFSKMAHFIPCAKTNDAHHVAKLFFKEIVRLHGVPRTIVSDRDAKFXSYFWKSLWHELGTKLMFSSAYHPQTDGQTEATNRVLGXLLXVIIVSNSKSWDECLPYVEFAYNRHIHGATNXXPFEVVYGFNPLTPTDLLPLPSSEILNXNGRNRARSIQELHRDIKXSIEAXNEVYARKANKGRRELKL